The following proteins are co-located in the Aquarana catesbeiana isolate 2022-GZ linkage group LG02, ASM4218655v1, whole genome shotgun sequence genome:
- the THSD1 gene encoding thrombospondin type-1 domain-containing protein 1 produces MRQSLCCSTYISLLVLWGCAFSNPGYLLLKQTHHIAFSKSSIQVEFHITKNSSISTNATVTLLDIKNNQVVTNKELPANTSQGILEFECIYFTSAGQYQFQMSLEINNDSAVHITSSFLNVTWPVFHVDLNRTSKDMQRSFQVGVFTNEQLCSGFSGQEPKILLEVEHTQSFQGLSEPSIDQFMLYKTYKDVPLSTSQWVEFECASVHPEAFITVSLKPMDSESVIAYIGPIDLVKTFKYKLTTVTEKKCDSSMAVYVIAPPCNYVEGKIIVYKESPRSPGEVVTTLTENTLQKGERNSQFNCTLFEIGKNKYCFELLVSSSSSPNFSLPRAKQCVEIRREIETWSLWQPWSSCSTTCGDGHRERYRICLSSPSVKPSCSGTAKETSLCSLEDCSTVKPSSKSTTNAKDVPNTSNTVTITGISLCLFIIFVTVVITVWRKFGKGCKCRPTTRHSSAHSVNCWKNSDEENIYQMRESFSDAGEGQPEGMEDGVHIPLNYRQNNRDTQEVAATENDCTQVNNQKIIPPIFSYRLAQQQLKEMKQKGLKETTKVYHVSQSPMADTALDISMAPPPVNDNLEEMATNKFRIQSPFLETKNSHCRNAGERTYPKFSQAPGYSPNQTLPKASHLKNTDTKAKYDRGYQKNNFRRTSSFHETKHNKPYRERSLTSLSPRQPMIYNSRTRMWESFTVDRSNKKPTGLERSPENLTRGISLPLEAIGPLPRNQYARPGEKPDLICNKHTTGRQSKMERPDQNRVRKGPSPVEKSWNRTKNVSPSPKDIYHRKSPQSPVHFRREKCQSFPWGADYSFYDNSTFGLTEAEQQMLDLPGYFASNEEDETSTLSIERLVI; encoded by the exons ATGAGACAATCACTGTGCTGTTCCACCTACATATCGCTGCTTGTTCTATGGGGTTGTG ctttCAGTAATCCTGGCTATCTCCTGCTTAAACAAACCCACCACATAGCCTTTAGCAAATCTTCTATTCAAGTAGAATTTCATATCACCAAAAATTCCAGCATATCTACAAATGCTACAGTAACTTTGCTGGACATTAAGAACAACCAGGTAGTTACAAATAAAGAACTTCCTGCAAACACATCACAGGGTATTTTGGAATTTGAGTGCATCTATTTCACATCAGCTGGTCAATATCAGTTTCAGATGAGCCTGGAGATAAATAATGACAGCGCTGTTCACATTACCAGCAGCTTCTTGAATGTAACTTGGCCAGTGTTCCACGTTGATCTGAACAGAACCTCAAAAGATATGCAGAGATCCTTCCAAGTTGGGGTCTTCACCAATGAGCAGCTTTGCTCAGGGTTTTCTGGTCAGGAGCCCAAGATTTTACTAGAAGTTGAGCACACTCAGAGCTTCCAAGGGCTGTCAGAACCAAGCATTGATCAGTTCATGCTGTATAAAACGTACAAGGATGTCCCTTTGTCCACATCGCAATGGGTAGAATTTGAATGTGCATCTGTTCACCCAGAAGCCTTTATCACAGTGTCTCTGAAACCAATGGATTCTGAATCAGTGATTGCCTACATTGGACCCATTGATCTTGTAAAGACCTTTAAATATAAGCTAACCACcgtgacagaaaaaaaatgtgattccTCAATGGCCGTCTATGTCATAGCGCCTCCATGTAATTATGTTGAGGGCAAAATTATTGTATACAAGGAGTCTCCTAGAAGCCCGGGAGAAGTTGTCACCACGTTAACGGAAAATACTCTGCAAAAAGGGGAGCGGAACTCTCAGTTCAACTGTACATTGTTTGAAATCGGCAAAAATAAGTATTGCTTTGAGTTATTGGTGTCTTCAAGCAGCAGTCCCAACTTCTCGCTTCCAAGGGCAAAACAGTGTGTGGAGATTCGGAGAGAAATAG AGAcgtggagtctgtggcagccatgGAGTTCCTGTAGTACCACCTGTGGGGATGGCCACAGAGAACGGTACAGAATCTGCCTTTCATCGCCATCTGTAAAGCCTTCTTGTAGTGGAACAGCAAAAGAGACCTCTCTCTGTTCGCTAGAGGACTGCTCAA CTGTGAAGCCCTCTAGCAAATCTACCACAAATGCCAAAGATGTTCCAAATACAAGTAACACAGTGACTATCACTGGAATTTCTCTCTGTCTCTTCATCATTTTTGTTACTGTAGTAATTACCGTATGGAGAAAATTTGGCAAAGGATGCAAGTGCCGCCCTACAACCAGGCATAGCTCTGCTCATTCAGTGAATTGTTGGAAAAACTCAGACGAGGAGAATATCTACCAAATGAGGGAAAGTTTCTCTGATGCAGGGGAAGGTCAGCCAGAAGGGATGGAAGATGGAGTCCACATACCTTTAAATTACAGACAAAACAACCGTGACACCCAAGAGGTGGCTGCAACTGAAAATGACTGTACTCAAGTAAACAACCAGAAGATAATTCCGCCAATTTTCAGTTATCGTCTTGCTCAGCAGCAGCTAAAAGAGATGAAACAAAAGGGTCTGAAAGAAACCACAAAAGTATATCACGTCTCTCAGAGCCCAATGGCCGATACTGCTCTAGACATCTCTATGGCTCCACCGCCGGTCAATGATAATTTAGAGGAGATGGCAACAAATAAGTTTCGGATACAGTCTCCATTTTTAGAGACAAAAAATAGCCATTGCAGAAATGCTGGTGAAAGGACTTATCCAAAGTTTTCACAGGCACCTGGATACAGCCCCAATCAAACATTGCCCAAAGCTTCCCACCTTAAGAACACAGATACTAAAGCAAAGTATGACAGAGGCTATCAAAAAAATAATTTCCGAAGAACATCAAGTTTTCATGAAACTAAACACAATAAACCCTACAGGGAAAGAAGTCTAACATCACTTTCTCCAAGGCAACCAATGATTTACAACTCAAGAACCCGTATGTGGGAGAGTTTTACAGTAGACAGATCAAATAAAAAACCCACAGGACTGGAAAGAAGTCCAGAAAACCTTACACGGGGCATCTCTCTTCCTTTAGAGGCAATTGGACCTTTGCCCAGAAACCAATATGCTCGACCAGGCGAGAAACCTGATTTAATCTGTAACAAGCATACTACTGGCAGGCAGTCTAAAATGGAGCGACCAGATCAGAACCGAGTACGGAAAGGACCTTCACCAGTTGAGAAGTCTTGGAACAGGACCAAAAATGTCTCACCTTCTCCAAAAGATATCTACCACAGGAAGAGCCCACAAAGTCCTGTTCATTTCCGACGGGAAAAGTGCCAGAGTTTTCCTTGGGGTGCGGATTATTCTTTCTATGACAACTCCACATTTGGGCTCACAGAGGCTGAACAGCAAATGCTTGACTTACCTGGATATTTTGCTTCGAATGAAGAAGATGAGACAAGTACATTAAGTATTGAAAGACTGGTGATTTGA